The following are from one region of the Bradyrhizobium sediminis genome:
- a CDS encoding MFS transporter, giving the protein MQMILAQDTSPSDETALRYAGWRVVLACFLMAVFLFGFGLYGHGVYLAELQRLNGWPAALISGASTLSFLLSNIFATFTNELVARLGPKRLVLLGIAALASSTTLLALATAPWQLYAAFILMSLGWIGMGTVVIATVVSLWFVRRRGLAISLAFTGASAGGVVVTPLLVLLVERLGFPAAMLTATAIMVAVLVPGALAWVGPPWGGGAAERPAIDSSQAQVSSAPSDISRAKLMRSLAFWTISVPFALALLAQVGFIVHQIALLEPKIGRTSAGFAVSVMTIMAIAGRVGLGMVVDRLDPRLVTAASLVSQAAALLTILQSDIVPIVLVACAVFGFSVGNIITLPPLIIHREFSAAGFAIVMGLSSAISGTVGALGPWLVGLVRGWSGDYDAVLALCIALELVAAAIVVRGRARD; this is encoded by the coding sequence ATGCAGATGATCCTCGCACAGGACACAAGCCCGTCTGATGAGACGGCGCTGCGCTATGCCGGCTGGCGCGTCGTACTCGCGTGCTTCCTGATGGCGGTGTTTCTCTTTGGCTTTGGCCTTTACGGTCATGGCGTCTACCTTGCCGAGCTGCAGCGTCTGAACGGCTGGCCGGCGGCCCTCATCTCGGGCGCGAGCACACTGTCCTTCTTGCTCAGCAATATCTTTGCGACGTTTACCAACGAGCTCGTGGCCCGGCTGGGCCCGAAGCGGCTAGTTCTGCTCGGAATTGCGGCTCTGGCGTCGTCGACGACCCTGCTCGCATTGGCGACCGCTCCGTGGCAGCTCTACGCCGCTTTCATCCTGATGTCTCTCGGGTGGATTGGCATGGGGACGGTCGTAATCGCGACGGTCGTGAGTCTGTGGTTCGTGCGCCGTCGCGGTCTCGCCATCAGCCTCGCGTTTACCGGGGCGAGTGCCGGCGGGGTCGTGGTTACGCCTTTGCTCGTGCTTCTTGTTGAACGGTTAGGCTTCCCGGCCGCGATGCTGACCGCAACTGCGATCATGGTTGCCGTTCTCGTACCCGGCGCTCTCGCCTGGGTCGGCCCGCCATGGGGTGGCGGTGCGGCTGAGAGGCCGGCCATTGATTCGTCGCAAGCCCAAGTGTCTTCCGCACCGAGCGACATCTCGCGCGCGAAGCTCATGCGTAGCCTGGCATTCTGGACAATCTCGGTACCATTTGCGCTTGCCCTGTTGGCTCAGGTTGGTTTCATCGTGCACCAGATCGCGTTGCTTGAACCGAAGATCGGCCGTACTAGCGCGGGGTTCGCGGTTTCAGTTATGACGATCATGGCGATCGCTGGACGCGTTGGCCTCGGCATGGTTGTCGACCGGCTCGATCCGCGGCTCGTCACCGCCGCATCTCTCGTGAGTCAGGCGGCAGCGCTCCTGACCATCCTGCAGAGCGATATCGTGCCGATCGTACTGGTTGCTTGTGCAGTATTCGGTTTTTCAGTCGGTAATATCATTACCTTGCCACCGCTGATCATTCATCGCGAGTTCAGTGCCGCAGGCTTTGCCATCGTCATGGGGCTATCGAGCGCGATCAGCGGAACCGTTGGTGCGCTTGGTCCATGGCTTGTCGGTCTCGTTCGCGGCTGGAGCGGCGACTATGATGCTGTCCTTGCGCTCTGTATCGCCCTGGAGCTGGTTGCCGCGGCGATCGTGGTTCGGGGTAGGGCACGCGATTGA
- a CDS encoding ABC transporter substrate-binding protein: MRTIVGRLAGTLLALVLTSGLAAAQSKVTVAIGGGACLCYLPTVLARQLGEYEKAGLAVELVDLKGGSDALKAVLGGSADVVSGYFDHCVNLAAKKQEMTAFVVYDRYPGLVLVVSPSHNAEIKSIKDLAGKKVGVSAPGSSTDFFLKYLLKKNGLDPASASVIGVGLGATAVAAMQQGQIDAAVMLDPSVTVLQGNHPDLRILADTRTQKDTLEVFGGEYPGGSLYSTTAWVNSHEKEAQALTNAIVNTLAWIHSHSPEEIMAKMPPEMVGKNKELYLAALKNTIPMYSLTGRMDPKGADAVLAVFSEGSPEVAKAKIDLSKTFTNKFVEQAKKTTGTNAK, translated from the coding sequence ATGAGAACGATTGTCGGCAGGCTGGCCGGGACACTGTTGGCGCTGGTGCTGACATCGGGTCTTGCGGCGGCGCAGAGCAAGGTCACCGTTGCGATCGGGGGCGGCGCCTGCCTGTGCTACCTGCCGACCGTGCTGGCGAGGCAGCTCGGCGAATACGAAAAGGCCGGCCTCGCGGTCGAGCTGGTCGACCTCAAGGGCGGTTCCGACGCGCTGAAGGCGGTGCTCGGCGGCAGCGCCGACGTGGTGTCCGGCTATTTCGACCACTGCGTCAATCTCGCCGCCAAGAAGCAGGAGATGACGGCCTTCGTCGTCTACGACCGCTATCCGGGACTGGTTCTGGTGGTGTCGCCCTCCCATAACGCCGAAATCAAGTCGATCAAGGATCTGGCCGGCAAGAAGGTCGGCGTCAGCGCGCCGGGCTCCTCGACCGACTTCTTTCTCAAATATCTCCTGAAGAAGAACGGCCTCGATCCCGCGAGCGCTTCGGTGATCGGCGTCGGCCTCGGCGCCACCGCGGTTGCGGCGATGCAGCAGGGCCAGATCGACGCGGCCGTGATGCTGGATCCGTCGGTCACCGTGCTGCAGGGCAACCATCCGGACCTGCGCATCCTCGCAGATACCCGCACCCAGAAGGATACGCTCGAAGTGTTCGGCGGCGAATATCCGGGCGGCTCGCTCTATTCCACGACGGCCTGGGTCAATTCGCACGAAAAGGAGGCGCAGGCCCTGACCAATGCGATCGTGAATACGCTGGCCTGGATCCATTCGCATTCGCCCGAAGAAATCATGGCGAAAATGCCGCCGGAAATGGTCGGCAAGAACAAGGAGCTCTATCTGGCCGCGCTCAAGAACACGATCCCGATGTATTCGTTGACCGGCAGGATGGATCCCAAGGGGGCGGACGCGGTGCTCGCGGTGTTCAGCGAAGGTTCGCCCGAGGTCGCCAAAGCCAAGATCGACCTCAGCAAAACCTTCACCAACAAATTCGTCGAGCAGGCGAAGAAGACGACGGGGACGAATGCGAAATAG
- a CDS encoding NUDIX hydrolase, producing the protein MTLPVFHRVATLDLNVQPWSWPFAQARRADIDAHFKARQREKPQIWNGRVLLARNPAFTGTSFSADYFETDFASFLAWRDWGFPDRDVVNSPGMGALRCSDGTFVLGEMAQHTSNAGRIYFPAGTPDLHDIRDGAVDLSGSVAREVEEETGLTPDDYQAGAQWDCVRYDGIIALIRILNVALTGEELRARIEANLARQQQPEFSAIHLVRATSDLSAAMPRFVTAFIEKQLDASF; encoded by the coding sequence ATGACGCTTCCGGTTTTTCATCGCGTCGCGACGCTCGATCTGAACGTGCAGCCCTGGTCGTGGCCGTTCGCGCAAGCGCGGCGCGCCGACATCGACGCGCATTTCAAGGCCAGGCAGCGCGAGAAACCGCAGATCTGGAACGGCCGGGTTCTGCTGGCGCGCAACCCGGCCTTCACCGGGACCAGCTTCAGCGCCGACTATTTCGAGACCGATTTCGCCAGTTTCCTGGCCTGGCGCGATTGGGGTTTTCCGGATCGGGACGTCGTCAACAGTCCTGGAATGGGCGCGCTGCGCTGCTCCGATGGCACCTTCGTGCTCGGCGAGATGGCACAGCACACCTCGAATGCCGGGCGCATCTACTTTCCCGCGGGAACACCCGATCTTCATGACATCAGGGATGGCGCGGTCGATCTTTCCGGCAGCGTCGCCCGCGAAGTCGAGGAGGAGACCGGCCTGACGCCCGACGATTATCAGGCCGGCGCGCAGTGGGATTGCGTGCGCTACGACGGGATCATTGCGCTGATCAGGATATTGAACGTCGCTCTCACGGGCGAGGAACTGCGCGCCAGGATCGAGGCCAATCTTGCCCGGCAGCAACAGCCCGAATTTTCCGCCATCCATCTGGTGCGTGCGACTTCCGATCTGTCAGCCGCGATGCCGCGCTTCGTCACCGCGTTCATCGAGAAGCAGCTAGACGCCTCGTTTTAA
- a CDS encoding polyphosphate kinase 2 family protein has protein sequence MGNNSSQSLGDQLKPFIAPFRFDGSGKFHLKSHKTDEKGGLDKEKSETILEANRKRLSDFQEKLYAQDRWSLLLIFQGMDASGKDSAIKSVFEGVNPQGCEVYSFKQPTSHELDHDFMWRTTIALPERGRIGIFNRSYYEECLVTRVHPEILAKEKIPPVLITKHIWRERFEDISAFERYLARNGTVILKFFLNLSKEEQRERFLERLDEPAKNWKFSMGDIAERALWPRYQAVYQDIVRHTSTALAPWYVVPADHRWFARVVIGSVIVSALDKLDLKFPRADKASLQEFKQVRKALLGEGKD, from the coding sequence ATGGGCAATAACTCTTCGCAATCGCTTGGCGACCAGCTGAAGCCTTTCATTGCGCCGTTCCGCTTCGACGGATCGGGCAAGTTTCATCTCAAGTCGCACAAGACCGACGAGAAGGGCGGCCTCGACAAGGAAAAATCGGAAACGATTCTCGAGGCCAACCGCAAACGTTTGAGCGATTTCCAGGAAAAGCTCTACGCGCAGGATCGCTGGTCGCTGCTCTTGATCTTTCAGGGCATGGACGCGTCGGGCAAGGACAGCGCCATCAAGAGCGTCTTCGAGGGCGTCAATCCGCAGGGTTGCGAGGTCTATTCGTTCAAGCAGCCGACCTCCCACGAGCTCGACCATGATTTCATGTGGCGCACCACGATCGCGCTGCCGGAGCGCGGTCGCATCGGCATCTTCAACCGCTCCTATTACGAGGAATGCCTGGTGACGCGGGTGCACCCCGAGATCCTGGCCAAGGAGAAGATCCCGCCTGTCCTGATCACCAAGCACATCTGGCGCGAGCGGTTCGAGGACATCTCCGCGTTCGAGCGTTATCTCGCGCGTAATGGCACGGTGATCCTGAAATTCTTTCTCAACCTCTCGAAAGAAGAGCAGCGCGAGCGCTTCCTGGAGCGGCTGGACGAGCCCGCCAAGAACTGGAAATTCTCGATGGGCGATATCGCCGAGCGCGCGCTGTGGCCGCGATACCAGGCCGTGTATCAGGACATCGTCCGGCACACCTCGACGGCGCTGGCCCCGTGGTATGTGGTGCCGGCGGACCACAGATGGTTCGCGCGGGTGGTGATCGGCTCCGTTATCGTCAGCGCGCTCGACAAGCTCGACCTGAAATTCCCGCGCGCCGACAAGGCTTCGCTGCAGGAGTTCAAGCAGGTGCGCAAGGCGCTGCTCGGCGAGGGCAAGGACTGA
- a CDS encoding 2-isopropylmalate synthase — MTTANKSAKDRVIIFDTTLRDGEQCPGATMTFEEKLEIAEMLDDMGVDVIEAGFPITSEGDFQAVSEIARRSKNSVIAGLSRAHPKDIDRCAEAVKFARRGRVHTVIATSPLHMRVKLNMTPEQVIETSIANVTRARNHIDDVEWSAEDGTRSEMDFLCRIVEAVIKAGATTVNIPDTVGYTVPEEYTAFMRTLIERVPNSDKAVFSVHCHNDLGMAVANSLAGLAGGARQIECTVNGIGERAGNAALEEVVMAINIRNDRFPYWNKIDTTMLTRASKLVSAATSFPVQYNKAIVGRNAFAHESGIHQDGVLKDASTYEIMRPEMVGLKKSSLVLGKHSGRHAFVHKLEEMGYKLGPNQLEDAFGRMKALADRKKDIYDEDIEALVDQEIAASHDRIKLTSLTVIAGTHGPQRATMKLDVDGQIKIEEAEGNGPVDAVFNCIKALVPHEAKLELYQVHAVTEGTDAQAEVSVRLAHEGRSMTSKASDPDTLVASAKAYLGALNKIVMKRQRDMPAVAAS; from the coding sequence ATGACCACCGCCAACAAGTCCGCCAAGGACCGCGTAATCATATTCGACACCACCCTGCGCGACGGCGAACAGTGCCCCGGCGCCACCATGACGTTCGAGGAGAAGCTCGAGATCGCCGAGATGCTCGACGACATGGGCGTCGACGTCATCGAGGCCGGCTTCCCGATCACCTCCGAAGGCGACTTCCAGGCGGTCAGCGAGATCGCCCGGCGCTCCAAGAACTCGGTCATCGCCGGGCTGTCGCGGGCGCATCCGAAGGACATCGACCGCTGCGCCGAGGCGGTGAAGTTCGCCAGGCGCGGCCGCGTCCATACCGTGATCGCGACCTCGCCGCTGCACATGCGGGTCAAGCTCAACATGACCCCGGAGCAGGTGATAGAAACCTCGATCGCCAACGTCACCCGCGCGCGCAACCACATCGACGACGTCGAATGGTCGGCGGAGGACGGTACCCGCAGCGAGATGGACTTTCTCTGCCGCATCGTCGAGGCCGTGATCAAGGCCGGCGCCACCACGGTCAATATTCCCGATACCGTCGGTTACACCGTGCCGGAGGAATACACGGCCTTCATGCGCACGCTGATCGAGCGGGTGCCGAATTCCGACAAAGCGGTGTTCTCGGTGCACTGCCATAACGATCTCGGCATGGCGGTTGCGAACTCGCTGGCAGGCCTGGCCGGCGGCGCGCGGCAGATCGAATGCACCGTCAACGGCATCGGCGAGCGGGCAGGCAATGCCGCGCTCGAGGAAGTCGTGATGGCGATCAACATCCGCAACGACCGGTTTCCCTATTGGAACAAGATCGACACCACCATGCTGACGCGGGCCTCGAAGCTGGTGTCGGCGGCGACCTCGTTCCCGGTGCAGTACAACAAGGCGATCGTGGGCCGGAACGCGTTCGCGCATGAGAGCGGTATCCATCAGGACGGCGTGCTCAAGGACGCATCGACCTACGAGATCATGCGGCCGGAGATGGTCGGCCTGAAGAAGTCGTCGCTGGTGCTGGGCAAGCATTCGGGACGCCATGCCTTCGTGCACAAGCTGGAAGAGATGGGCTACAAGCTCGGTCCCAACCAGCTGGAAGATGCGTTCGGGCGGATGAAGGCGCTGGCCGACCGCAAGAAGGACATCTACGACGAGGACATCGAGGCGCTGGTCGATCAGGAGATCGCCGCTTCCCATGACCGCATCAAGCTGACCTCGCTGACGGTGATCGCGGGCACCCATGGTCCGCAGCGCGCCACCATGAAGCTCGATGTCGATGGCCAGATCAAGATCGAGGAAGCGGAGGGCAACGGTCCGGTCGATGCAGTGTTCAACTGCATCAAGGCGCTGGTGCCGCACGAAGCAAAGCTCGAGCTCTATCAGGTCCACGCGGTCACCGAAGGCACCGACGCGCAGGCCGAGGTGTCGGTGCGGCTCGCCCATGAGGGCCGCTCGATGACGTCGAAGGCGTCCGATCCGGATACGCTGGTGGCTTCGGCCAAGGCCTATCTCGGGGCGCTCAACAAGATCGTCATGAAGCGCCAGCGCGACATGCCGGCGGTGGCGGCGAGCTGA
- a CDS encoding sensor histidine kinase produces MVLILYAAVSGVALTVALWLAGDYGRTKAYEGLKTRARSAADLNATVLRSELEKHRSIPFILSTDPDVEAALTSRDPGKVELLDRKFEGLAEGIRASVIYLLDADGRTLAASNWKTTTSFVGNSYRFRPYYSLAVDKGSAEYFALGTVSRRPGLYISRRVDGPAGVLGIVVVKLEFDQVEAGWGRSDMPSYVTEERGIVLITSNQNWRFMTETPLSAGDAASIRASLQFGEAPLRPLPINKVRDDTFGGHPAQVVAARLPDAKQSGNFLKIEAPVRTTGWQLHLLVPAADAVAGRVSEARLSLGLVLVPILGLGAVLLYRRERTSALAAEAAAARIELEHHVEVRTHDLRQANERLEWEIGERQRTENKLHTLMEDLSQANRLASLGQITAGVAHEINQPVAAIRAYADNARAFLDRDDKMHVQDNLAMIASLTDRIGTITDGLRSFSRKGPGEIGPVSSMEAIEGALLLLGSRIRAQSTSIECHYPIGDLVVSANRTRLEQVLVNLVQNALDATKDSVDGSIHIRLDVAGDEVELSVSDNGPGIPQHVLNTLFTPFRTAKANGLGLGLVISNDIVIDLGGRIDVKRIQERETCFTVVLRRFQ; encoded by the coding sequence ATGGTGCTCATCCTCTACGCCGCTGTTTCCGGCGTGGCGTTGACGGTCGCCTTGTGGCTGGCCGGCGATTACGGACGAACGAAAGCATACGAAGGGCTGAAAACGAGAGCGCGGAGCGCGGCAGACCTCAATGCAACGGTGCTGCGCAGCGAGCTTGAGAAGCACCGGTCCATTCCATTCATCTTGTCCACCGATCCCGATGTGGAGGCCGCGCTCACCTCGCGCGATCCCGGCAAAGTTGAACTGCTCGACAGGAAATTCGAGGGCCTGGCGGAGGGGATCCGCGCCTCCGTGATTTACCTCCTGGATGCCGACGGCCGCACACTCGCTGCGAGCAACTGGAAAACGACGACGAGTTTCGTCGGCAACAGCTATCGCTTCCGCCCTTACTACTCGCTGGCTGTCGACAAGGGCAGTGCCGAGTATTTTGCCCTCGGTACCGTCAGCCGGCGGCCAGGTCTCTATATCTCCCGCCGCGTGGATGGCCCGGCGGGCGTTCTGGGCATCGTGGTCGTCAAGCTGGAATTCGATCAAGTGGAGGCCGGTTGGGGCCGCTCAGACATGCCGTCCTACGTCACCGAGGAACGCGGCATTGTCCTGATCACCAGCAACCAGAATTGGCGGTTCATGACGGAGACGCCACTCTCTGCCGGCGACGCAGCGTCAATTCGGGCGAGTCTGCAATTTGGAGAGGCTCCGCTTCGGCCGCTTCCGATCAACAAGGTCAGGGATGACACATTCGGCGGCCACCCCGCTCAAGTCGTTGCAGCCCGCCTGCCGGACGCAAAGCAATCCGGCAATTTTCTGAAGATTGAGGCTCCTGTCAGGACGACGGGCTGGCAGTTGCATCTCCTGGTTCCGGCTGCGGACGCCGTCGCGGGTCGTGTCAGCGAGGCGCGCCTGTCTCTCGGTCTCGTTCTCGTGCCGATCCTGGGGCTCGGCGCCGTGCTGCTTTATCGGCGCGAGCGAACTTCCGCTCTCGCGGCAGAGGCTGCAGCCGCGCGAATTGAGCTGGAGCACCATGTCGAGGTTCGAACGCACGATCTGCGCCAGGCGAACGAGCGGCTGGAATGGGAAATAGGCGAACGTCAGAGAACCGAGAATAAACTGCACACGCTCATGGAGGATCTGTCGCAGGCGAACCGGCTTGCTTCGTTAGGCCAGATTACCGCCGGCGTGGCGCACGAGATCAACCAGCCGGTGGCGGCAATCCGGGCCTATGCCGACAACGCCCGCGCGTTTCTCGATCGCGACGACAAGATGCATGTTCAGGACAATCTCGCCATGATCGCCTCTCTGACGGACCGCATCGGAACAATTACCGATGGGCTTCGCAGCTTCAGTCGAAAGGGCCCGGGTGAGATCGGACCTGTCAGCAGCATGGAGGCAATCGAGGGTGCTCTGCTGCTTCTGGGGAGCCGGATTCGAGCTCAATCCACGTCGATTGAATGTCACTATCCAATTGGCGATCTCGTCGTCTCCGCAAATCGAACCCGTCTGGAACAGGTGCTGGTGAATCTCGTTCAGAACGCGCTCGATGCAACCAAGGACAGCGTCGACGGAAGCATTCACATCAGGCTCGACGTCGCGGGTGACGAAGTTGAATTGTCGGTGTCGGACAACGGCCCCGGCATTCCGCAGCATGTCCTGAATACCCTCTTCACCCCGTTCAGGACGGCCAAGGCCAATGGGCTCGGTCTCGGGCTCGTCATCTCGAATGACATCGTGATCGATCTGGGAGGAAGAATCGACGTGAAGAGGATCCAGGAGAGGGAAACGTGTTTCACGGTTGTCCTGAGAAGATTCCAATGA
- a CDS encoding sigma-54-dependent transcriptional regulator yields the protein MNENSQTTVVFVDDDETLRHANSQTLELAGFRVLSFSSASSALTVLNGNFDGVVVTDIRMPQISGLQLFRRLKETDPAMPVILITGHGDIPMAVDAMREGAYDFIAKPFAVDRLIHSVRRAAEMRRLVMENRRLYLATEAATQELPLIGQTPSMQRLRNTLRQIADADVDVLIAGETGSGKEVVANLLHRWSKRRAGHFVALNCGALPETMIESELFGHEPGAFTGAQKRRIGRIEYSSGGTLFLDEIESMPVSTQVKLLRVLEAREVAPLGTNDLRAVDLRVVAASKVDLGHPAQRSSFREDLFFRLNVVTISIPPLRERREDIPLLFAHFLNKAASRFKTKPVEINRALHRHLMEHQWPGNVRELSHFAERVALGLGDDESNPDSEAKTSGDSLPTRVERYEGDLIRQTLSENHGDVRLTVAALGIPRKTFYDKMQRHGINRADYE from the coding sequence ATGAATGAGAACTCCCAAACAACGGTCGTTTTTGTCGACGACGACGAAACCCTCCGGCACGCCAATTCGCAAACGCTCGAGCTGGCCGGATTTCGTGTCTTGTCGTTCAGCTCGGCCAGCTCCGCACTAACGGTGTTGAACGGCAATTTCGATGGCGTCGTCGTCACCGACATCCGGATGCCGCAGATCAGCGGGCTGCAATTATTCAGGCGGTTGAAAGAAACCGACCCTGCCATGCCGGTGATCTTGATTACCGGACACGGGGACATTCCGATGGCTGTCGATGCCATGCGCGAAGGGGCCTATGATTTCATCGCGAAACCCTTCGCCGTGGACCGGCTGATCCATAGCGTTCGACGCGCTGCCGAAATGCGGCGGTTGGTCATGGAAAATCGGCGTCTTTATCTGGCTACCGAGGCTGCGACGCAGGAATTGCCCTTGATCGGGCAAACGCCATCCATGCAGCGGTTGCGCAATACGTTGCGTCAGATTGCCGATGCAGACGTTGATGTGCTGATCGCCGGTGAAACCGGCAGCGGCAAGGAAGTCGTCGCCAACCTCCTTCATCGCTGGAGCAAGCGGCGCGCAGGGCACTTTGTTGCGCTCAACTGCGGGGCTCTCCCGGAAACCATGATCGAGAGCGAATTGTTTGGGCATGAGCCCGGCGCGTTCACGGGCGCCCAGAAACGACGCATCGGCCGTATCGAGTATTCGAGCGGCGGAACGCTGTTCCTGGATGAAATCGAGAGCATGCCGGTTTCGACGCAAGTCAAGCTCCTGCGGGTTCTCGAGGCTCGCGAGGTCGCGCCGCTTGGAACCAACGACCTGCGGGCCGTCGACCTTCGCGTGGTCGCCGCATCCAAGGTTGATCTCGGCCATCCGGCACAGCGAAGCAGCTTCCGGGAGGATCTGTTCTTTCGATTGAACGTCGTGACGATCTCGATCCCGCCGCTCAGGGAACGCAGGGAAGATATCCCGCTGCTGTTCGCGCACTTCCTGAACAAGGCGGCGAGCCGGTTCAAGACCAAGCCTGTTGAAATCAACAGGGCTCTTCATCGTCATCTTATGGAGCATCAGTGGCCCGGAAATGTTCGGGAGCTCTCTCATTTTGCGGAGCGCGTTGCGCTGGGGTTGGGTGATGACGAATCAAATCCTGACTCGGAAGCAAAAACGAGCGGTGACTCATTGCCTACCAGGGTTGAGCGCTACGAAGGCGATCTAATTCGCCAAACATTGTCTGAAAATCATGGGGATGTTCGCTTGACGGTGGCGGCACTCGGCATTCCCCGGAAAACCTTTTACGACAAGATGCAGAGACACGGAATCAATCGCGCGGACTATGAATGA
- a CDS encoding TRAP transporter substrate-binding protein codes for MRKLVLAAASVAALALAGPAAAQAPIVIKFSHVVAPNTPKGLASEKFKELAEKYTGGKVKVEVYPNSQLYKDKEELEALQLGAVQMLAPSNAKFGPIGVKEFEVFDLPYVLPDIKALRKVTDGPLGAKLLKLLDAKGMTGLAYWDNGFKQMSANKKLVAPADYKGLKFRIQSSKVLEAQFRTLGSIPQVMAFSEVYQALQTGVVDGQENTWSNIYTQKMHEVQKYITNTNHGYIGYIVVVNKKFWDGIPADIKPQLDKAMKEATAFGNNQSQKENDDALAEIKKTGKSEIVTLTPEQDAAMRKALEPVYKDVASRVGQSVIDEFLKETRGATN; via the coding sequence ATGCGTAAATTGGTTTTGGCTGCTGCGTCGGTCGCGGCATTGGCACTGGCAGGGCCCGCGGCGGCGCAGGCTCCGATCGTCATCAAATTCAGCCACGTGGTCGCGCCGAACACGCCGAAGGGTCTCGCCTCCGAGAAATTCAAGGAACTGGCGGAGAAGTACACCGGCGGCAAGGTGAAGGTCGAAGTCTATCCGAATTCGCAGCTCTACAAGGACAAGGAAGAGCTGGAGGCGCTGCAGCTTGGCGCGGTGCAGATGCTGGCGCCGTCGAACGCCAAGTTCGGCCCGATCGGCGTCAAGGAATTCGAGGTTTTCGATCTTCCCTATGTCCTGCCGGACATCAAGGCGCTGCGCAAAGTCACCGACGGTCCGCTCGGCGCCAAGCTGCTCAAGCTGCTCGATGCCAAGGGCATGACCGGGCTTGCATACTGGGACAACGGCTTCAAGCAGATGAGCGCCAACAAGAAGCTGGTCGCGCCCGCCGATTACAAGGGCCTGAAATTCCGCATTCAGTCCTCGAAGGTGCTGGAAGCGCAGTTCCGTACGCTTGGTTCGATTCCGCAGGTGATGGCTTTCTCGGAAGTCTATCAGGCGCTGCAGACCGGCGTGGTCGACGGGCAGGAAAATACCTGGTCGAACATCTACACCCAGAAGATGCATGAAGTGCAGAAGTACATCACCAATACCAATCACGGCTACATCGGCTATATCGTGGTGGTGAACAAGAAGTTCTGGGATGGCATTCCGGCCGATATCAAGCCCCAACTCGACAAGGCCATGAAGGAAGCCACCGCCTTCGGCAACAACCAGTCGCAGAAGGAAAACGACGACGCGCTGGCGGAGATCAAGAAGACCGGCAAGAGCGAAATCGTCACGCTGACGCCGGAACAGGATGCGGCGATGCGCAAGGCGCTCGAGCCGGTCTACAAGGATGTGGCATCGCGCGTCGGCCAGTCCGTGATTGACGAATTCCTCAAGGAGACGAGGGGCGCGACCAACTAA
- a CDS encoding TRAP transporter small permease — protein MFLRILDRLEEILIATLMALATFIIFLAVMHRYLIGIPFLYPLLFPINLSWAQELCIYMFVWVAKFGAAYGVRTGIHVGVDVLVNQLKPPWRNIVVLFGLFCGAFFTAVIGTMGAKFVFGLMFTDQVSPDLEIPSWIIYLCIPLGSYLMCFRFLQVAYTYWRTGELPHHDHAHVEGIDVDAPGIGAAEVTR, from the coding sequence ATGTTTCTTCGCATCCTCGATCGGCTAGAGGAGATACTGATCGCGACGCTGATGGCGCTCGCGACGTTCATCATCTTTCTTGCGGTGATGCATCGCTATCTCATCGGAATTCCCTTCCTTTATCCGCTGCTGTTTCCGATCAACCTGTCCTGGGCGCAGGAACTGTGCATCTACATGTTCGTGTGGGTGGCGAAGTTCGGCGCGGCCTATGGCGTGCGTACCGGCATTCACGTCGGCGTCGACGTCCTGGTCAACCAGCTCAAGCCGCCGTGGCGGAACATCGTGGTGCTGTTCGGGCTGTTCTGCGGCGCCTTCTTCACCGCCGTGATCGGCACCATGGGCGCAAAATTCGTCTTCGGGCTGATGTTTACCGATCAGGTCTCGCCCGATCTCGAAATTCCAAGCTGGATCATCTATCTCTGCATTCCGCTCGGCTCCTATCTGATGTGTTTCCGTTTTCTCCAGGTCGCGTACACTTACTGGCGCACCGGCGAATTGCCGCACCATGACCACGCCCATGTCGAGGGAATCGACGTCGACGCGCCAGGTATCGGCGCCGCGGAGGTCACGCGATGA